The Drosophila innubila isolate TH190305 chromosome 3R unlocalized genomic scaffold, UK_Dinn_1.0 2_E_3R, whole genome shotgun sequence genome has a segment encoding these proteins:
- the LOC117790363 gene encoding serine palmitoyltransferase small subunit B yields MSNLKQTVAHLYRQYELVTCINMFEPWEKKLINGFVLIMVVLLIFSSYVYLPSYMENLLEVIRPTSGSSQSTEKSFVPQKISSF; encoded by the exons atgtCAAACTTAAAACAAACCGTTGCACATTTATATCGGCAATATGAGCTCGTTACTTGCATTAACATGTTTGAGCCGTGGGAGAAGAAACTAATTA ATGGATTTGTCCTGATTATGGTTGTACTTTTGATCTTCTCGAGCTATGTGTACTTGCCCAGCTATATGGAAAATCTACTGGAGGTTATAAGGCCGACAAGTGGATCAAGTCAGTCCACGGAGAAGTCGTTTGTGCCACAAAAAATTAGCAGCTTCTGA